The following are encoded together in the Cyanobacterium aponinum PCC 10605 genome:
- a CDS encoding metal ABC transporter solute-binding protein, Zn/Mn family, whose product MKRISYPILKLFLILTIFNLVACNQEKISRSTQENTTEINQNQTENRQEKLNITVTIPPQKYFVEKIGGELVNVNVMIGPRLEPHTYEPQPQQLTSLAESSAYVAIGVPFEEVWLNKITTANPQIVMINSGEGINKIPLVGHDHDHNHENDNHNHEDEHNEDIEHNESNYTSETSSPDPHIWLSPKLAKIQAENIYQGLVKINPENQQIYQENLTKFLTEIDNIDQQIKEKLAPINNRKFFIYHPAWGYFAQEYNLQQIPLEFEGQEVTSQELSNLIKQAKAEKINTVFAQPQFNNKTMEIFAKEIGAEIVLLDDLAQNWSENMLSTADKLAKAMTNNTN is encoded by the coding sequence ATGAAACGAATTAGTTACCCAATACTAAAATTATTCTTAATTTTAACGATTTTTAATTTAGTTGCTTGTAACCAAGAAAAAATATCAAGATCTACACAGGAAAACACAACAGAAATAAATCAGAATCAAACAGAAAATCGTCAAGAAAAATTAAATATAACCGTTACAATTCCTCCTCAGAAATACTTTGTTGAAAAAATTGGCGGCGAGTTAGTCAATGTTAATGTGATGATAGGACCTAGATTAGAACCTCATACCTATGAGCCACAACCCCAACAGTTAACCAGTTTAGCCGAATCCAGTGCTTATGTTGCTATTGGTGTCCCTTTTGAAGAAGTATGGTTGAATAAAATCACAACAGCTAACCCTCAAATTGTCATGATTAATTCTGGAGAAGGCATTAATAAAATACCTTTAGTAGGTCACGATCATGATCACAATCATGAAAATGATAATCATAATCATGAAGATGAACACAATGAAGATATTGAACATAATGAAAGTAATTATACATCAGAAACGAGTAGTCCAGATCCCCATATTTGGTTATCTCCAAAATTAGCTAAAATTCAGGCGGAGAATATTTATCAAGGTTTAGTCAAAATAAATCCAGAAAATCAGCAAATATATCAAGAAAATTTAACTAAATTTCTAACAGAAATCGATAATATAGACCAACAAATAAAAGAAAAATTAGCACCAATTAATAATAGAAAATTTTTCATTTATCATCCAGCATGGGGATATTTTGCTCAAGAATATAACTTACAACAAATACCACTAGAATTTGAAGGACAAGAAGTCACTTCTCAGGAGTTAAGTAATTTAATCAAACAAGCAAAAGCAGAAAAAATTAACACGGTATTTGCTCAACCTCAATTTAATAATAAAACTATGGAAATATTTGCTAAAGAAATTGGGGCAGAAATAGTTTTATTAGATGATTTGGCTCAAAATTGGTCTGAAAATATGTTATCTACTGCGGACAAATTAGCAAAAGCTATGACAAATAATACTAATTAG
- a CDS encoding metal ABC transporter ATP-binding protein, with the protein MLNECVIKLKNIHVSYGKNLVLENINLEVKEKDFIGVIGPNGGGKTTLLKTLLGLIKPQQGEISIMNYPLNKGRKYIGYVPQALEFDRTFPIFVEDVVRMGRLSTKHLFKPYNHQDEEIVNHCLQQVGMAKLRSRPIGELSGGERQRVYIARALATKPSILLLDEPTANVDSRVQNNIYELLRELNEYMTILLISHDLAAISSYVKTIACLNRRLHYHQDKLITPEMIQATYQCPVDLIAHGIPHRVLPKHK; encoded by the coding sequence ATGCTCAATGAATGTGTCATCAAATTAAAAAATATTCATGTTAGTTATGGTAAAAATCTAGTATTAGAAAATATTAATTTAGAGGTAAAAGAAAAAGATTTTATTGGCGTAATTGGTCCTAATGGTGGCGGAAAAACTACTTTATTAAAAACTTTATTAGGATTAATCAAACCCCAACAAGGGGAAATTTCTATCATGAATTACCCTCTAAATAAAGGTAGAAAATATATTGGTTATGTTCCTCAAGCCTTAGAGTTCGATCGCACCTTTCCTATTTTTGTGGAAGATGTAGTAAGAATGGGCAGACTATCGACAAAACATCTCTTTAAACCCTACAATCACCAAGATGAAGAAATTGTTAACCATTGCCTTCAGCAGGTAGGAATGGCAAAATTGCGATCGCGCCCCATAGGGGAATTATCAGGAGGAGAGAGACAGAGAGTATATATAGCCCGTGCTTTAGCCACTAAACCGAGTATTTTACTATTAGATGAACCTACCGCTAACGTTGACTCAAGAGTACAAAACAATATTTATGAGTTACTAAGAGAATTAAACGAATATATGACCATATTACTAATATCCCATGATTTAGCGGCAATTTCTAGCTATGTAAAAACCATTGCTTGTTTAAATCGTCGCCTACACTATCACCAAGATAAACTTATTACCCCAGAAATGATTCAAGCAACTTATCAATGCCCGGTGGATTTAATTGCTCATGGTATTCCTCATCGAGTGTTACCAAAACATAAATAA
- a CDS encoding transporter substrate-binding domain-containing protein — translation MFFSPKFLEQIFLKLVLFFLLFIEAGEAKGLTNKVVGQNSLVREINSSESQIIANSKRERLRVATKSFPPFAFEENGQFVGFSIDLWKEIANELDVDFNIYGEKTISDLLNSVTDGYTDVGVAGITITWAREKDIDFSHSFFESGLQILVPMETVYPWQFFFAFIFSPILWSTVAIIVVVIAIASHLIWWLERKNNPQMFPENYKDGIWEAFWWAVVTVVTVGYGDKTPTGKAGRIIATIWMFTGVLLISYFTASVSSILTVQRLDNNITTIQDLYNKSVGTVKGSTAAEFLASTKSYVVLFDSIEDAFLALDDGKIKAIVYDAPVLRYYSRSDGAGKVKIVGSVFERQSYGIALKSNSPYRESINQAILKLKEDGTYERIYQQWFGAD, via the coding sequence ATGTTTTTTTCTCCTAAATTTCTTGAGCAAATTTTTCTTAAGTTAGTGTTATTTTTCCTTCTTTTTATAGAGGCTGGAGAAGCAAAAGGGTTAACAAACAAGGTGGTTGGGCAAAATAGTCTTGTGAGGGAGATAAATAGTAGTGAGTCGCAGATAATAGCTAACAGTAAGAGAGAAAGGCTAAGGGTTGCAACAAAGTCTTTTCCTCCTTTTGCTTTCGAAGAAAATGGGCAGTTTGTCGGTTTCAGTATTGATTTGTGGAAGGAAATCGCTAATGAGTTGGATGTCGATTTCAATATTTATGGGGAAAAAACTATTTCCGATTTGCTTAATTCTGTGACTGACGGTTATACAGATGTGGGAGTAGCAGGGATTACTATTACTTGGGCAAGGGAAAAAGATATTGACTTTTCTCACTCTTTTTTTGAATCTGGTTTACAAATTCTTGTGCCTATGGAAACGGTTTATCCTTGGCAGTTTTTCTTTGCTTTTATTTTTTCTCCCATTCTTTGGAGTACTGTTGCTATAATTGTTGTTGTAATTGCGATCGCATCTCATTTAATTTGGTGGTTAGAGAGGAAAAATAATCCACAGATGTTTCCTGAAAATTATAAAGATGGTATTTGGGAGGCTTTTTGGTGGGCAGTTGTTACCGTTGTGACAGTGGGCTATGGAGATAAAACCCCAACGGGAAAAGCGGGGAGAATTATAGCGACAATCTGGATGTTTACAGGCGTGTTGTTAATTTCCTATTTTACTGCCTCAGTAAGCTCAATTTTAACAGTGCAGAGACTTGATAATAACATTACTACCATTCAAGATTTATATAACAAATCCGTTGGCACGGTGAAAGGTAGCACCGCCGCAGAATTTTTGGCTTCAACCAAAAGCTATGTTGTCTTATTTGATTCTATTGAGGACGCTTTCCTTGCCCTTGATGATGGTAAGATAAAAGCAATTGTCTATGATGCACCTGTTTTACGTTACTATTCTCGCAGTGATGGTGCAGGGAAAGTGAAAATTGTTGGCTCAGTTTTTGAGAGACAAAGCTATGGAATTGCTTTAAAATCTAATAGCCCTTACCGAGAATCCATTAATCAAGCTATTCTTAAACTAAAAGAAGATGGCACTTATGAGCGTATTTATCAACAATGGTTTGGTGCTGATTAA
- a CDS encoding protein kinase domain-containing protein, with amino-acid sequence MKDKIIIHSKYQMIQTLENFNEEKIYLVKNIVNNQKYLLQSLDLSLITPEEINHIREKIELIKNIAKQSENNQRFPSLVDVFDEKKAIVIIYEKFGGNNLQNILNSRQLWTELEAVNYLYYLLESLDLIHRENLVHQIIKPQNLTINNQQIFINSYGKLSNLKSSLMETVTLEDKLYIAPEQIRGKIKISSDIYALGMVIISLVTGKNILSLEEDDTGKIIWSEGEKLTANFIQIIDKMIAYQTQNRYNNCQEVMADIAKFFPQRVSEKSLDYSTENIAHYTPTEIIIPTEKEEFSQEENYSNSSYLNPTEYVDSNNSNQKEKEIIVNDTELINAEDDIKSLLPLAEEYLSEESKSFSARIDSQNQREISNDNTVSNSSSLLPYSEHKFNLIRQIKTPRGILISFIICILIIFSFSWLKSYLYQKKVESLITEIQSYYEQENFDECIALINSNTVQSLPIANSLTDEFLGKCWLGLAEIQAVDGNFAEAINIAIQINRDSSDYERARQFIDDWSEQLFLEAKILCQTNSELSLIEEKLMPIPESSKWKKDALNLLDQCENNTNNNQVIPLCPGPLCPE; translated from the coding sequence ATGAAAGATAAGATAATTATTCATAGTAAATACCAAATGATTCAAACTCTTGAGAATTTCAATGAGGAAAAGATTTATTTAGTTAAAAATATTGTAAATAATCAAAAATATCTACTTCAGTCATTGGATTTGTCATTGATTACCCCAGAGGAAATAAATCATATAAGAGAGAAAATAGAATTAATTAAAAATATCGCCAAACAATCTGAGAATAATCAAAGATTTCCTTCTCTTGTTGATGTATTTGATGAGAAAAAAGCAATAGTTATTATTTATGAAAAATTTGGGGGCAACAATCTTCAAAACATTCTCAATAGCCGACAATTATGGACAGAATTAGAAGCTGTTAATTATCTTTACTATTTATTAGAGAGTTTAGATTTAATTCATCGTGAAAACTTAGTTCATCAAATAATTAAACCACAAAATTTGACCATCAATAATCAACAAATATTTATTAATAGTTATGGTAAATTAAGCAATTTAAAATCGTCTTTGATGGAAACAGTAACCCTTGAAGATAAATTATATATCGCTCCTGAACAAATTAGAGGCAAAATTAAAATTAGTAGTGATATTTATGCTTTAGGTATGGTAATCATTAGCCTAGTTACGGGAAAAAATATTCTTAGTTTAGAGGAAGATGATACAGGCAAAATAATTTGGAGTGAGGGAGAGAAATTGACAGCAAATTTTATTCAAATTATCGATAAAATGATTGCTTATCAAACACAAAATCGATATAACAACTGTCAAGAAGTTATGGCGGATATAGCTAAGTTTTTCCCTCAACGTGTTTCAGAAAAATCTCTTGATTATTCAACAGAAAATATTGCTCATTATACCCCCACTGAAATTATAATTCCAACGGAGAAAGAGGAATTTAGTCAGGAAGAAAATTATAGTAACTCAAGTTATCTTAATCCCACAGAATATGTGGATTCAAATAATTCTAATCAAAAAGAAAAGGAAATTATAGTTAATGATACTGAGTTAATTAATGCTGAAGATGATATTAAATCTTTATTACCTTTAGCAGAAGAATATTTATCCGAAGAAAGCAAATCTTTTTCCGCCAGAATCGACAGTCAAAATCAAAGAGAAATTAGCAATGATAATACTGTCAGTAACTCATCATCTTTGCTACCTTATTCTGAGCATAAATTCAATTTAATTCGTCAAATTAAGACTCCTAGAGGAATTTTAATTAGTTTTATTATTTGCATTTTAATAATTTTCTCTTTTTCTTGGCTAAAAAGCTATTTATATCAAAAAAAGGTAGAGAGTTTAATTACAGAAATTCAGAGCTATTATGAGCAAGAAAATTTTGATGAGTGTATTGCATTAATTAATTCAAATACAGTACAATCTTTACCTATTGCTAATAGTTTAACAGATGAATTTTTAGGTAAATGTTGGTTGGGTTTAGCGGAAATTCAAGCAGTAGATGGTAATTTTGCTGAGGCGATTAATATAGCGATACAAATTAATCGTGATTCTTCTGATTATGAGAGGGCAAGACAATTTATTGATGATTGGTCTGAACAACTTTTTTTAGAGGCTAAAATTCTTTGTCAAACTAATAGTGAATTGTCTTTAATAGAGGAAAAATTAATGCCTATTCCTGAAAGCAGTAAATGGAAAAAAGATGCTTTAAATTTATTAGATCAATGCGAAAATAATACTAATAATAATCAAGTTATTCCTCTTTGTCCAGGTCCTTTATGTCCTGAATAA
- a CDS encoding ABC transporter ATP-binding protein, with the protein MAKANRLSKLISYLKPHLKSLYWGISALFVVNVIGVYIPWLIRDIFDDLQANFDFNRLVSYVVILFVLACIMWAIRMASRVLIFGIGRQVEFDLKQRIFEHLLKLEPAYFNTNTSGDLINRATSDVDNIRRLVGFAILSLINTIFAYGLTLPAMLFINVKLSLMTLAIYPLMLVTVQLFSDKLRIDQAEVQEKLSDISELIQEDMSGISLIKIYAQEDNERRAFSHKNQRLLKANLSLARTRNLLFPIIGGIANISLLVLLWFGTSDIEKGLITVGDFIALIIYVERLVFPTALLGFTITTYQRGEVSIDRVEAIMEVEPKIKNDVDNVNLPIENIKGNIKAVNLTYTYPNAFQPALNSLNFQINAGETVAIVGLIGSGKSTLANAIPRLIDISQGQLFLDGIDITSINLTDLRAAIAYVPQDSFLFSTTIKNNIAYSDPVGEITEVEYAAKQAQIHPEIVNFPQKYDTLVGERGIALSGGQRQRSSLARALYTDAPILILDDALSSVDNKTATQILENLKREKNKTVIFITHQMSAAQNADRILVMEDGNIVQMGSHEQLLSQEGLYKSLWQKHQLEEILA; encoded by the coding sequence ATGGCTAAGGCTAATCGATTATCAAAGTTAATATCATATTTAAAACCTCATTTAAAAAGTTTATATTGGGGGATCTCCGCTTTATTTGTTGTCAATGTCATTGGTGTTTATATTCCTTGGTTGATTAGGGATATTTTCGATGATTTACAAGCTAATTTTGACTTTAATCGTCTTGTTAGTTATGTGGTCATTTTGTTTGTTTTAGCCTGTATAATGTGGGCGATTCGTATGGCTTCCCGTGTGCTTATTTTTGGTATTGGCAGACAGGTAGAGTTTGATTTAAAACAAAGAATTTTTGAACACCTTTTAAAATTAGAACCGGCTTACTTTAATACTAATACTTCTGGTGATTTAATTAACCGTGCTACTAGCGATGTGGACAATATTCGTCGTTTAGTTGGTTTTGCAATTTTAAGTTTAATTAATACTATTTTTGCCTATGGTTTGACTTTACCTGCCATGTTATTTATCAATGTTAAATTGAGCTTAATGACATTGGCTATTTATCCTTTAATGTTAGTTACGGTACAGTTATTTAGTGATAAGTTAAGGATTGATCAAGCTGAGGTACAAGAGAAATTATCGGATATTAGTGAGTTAATTCAGGAAGATATGAGCGGTATTTCTCTGATTAAAATTTATGCTCAAGAAGATAATGAAAGAAGGGCTTTTTCTCACAAAAATCAACGCCTGCTTAAGGCTAATTTAAGTTTAGCAAGAACTCGCAATTTACTGTTTCCTATTATTGGTGGTATTGCCAATATTAGTTTATTAGTTTTACTGTGGTTTGGCACTTCTGATATTGAAAAGGGTTTAATTACTGTTGGGGATTTTATTGCTTTAATTATTTATGTAGAAAGATTAGTTTTTCCTACTGCTTTACTTGGTTTTACTATTACTACTTATCAACGGGGTGAGGTTAGTATTGATAGGGTTGAAGCAATTATGGAAGTTGAACCCAAAATTAAAAATGATGTTGATAATGTAAATTTGCCTATAGAAAATATCAAGGGAAATATCAAAGCTGTTAATTTAACTTATACTTATCCTAATGCTTTTCAACCTGCTTTAAATAGTTTGAATTTTCAAATTAATGCTGGTGAAACAGTGGCAATTGTAGGTTTAATTGGTTCGGGAAAATCTACTTTAGCTAATGCTATTCCTCGTTTAATTGATATTTCTCAAGGGCAGTTATTTTTGGATGGTATCGATATTACCTCCATTAATTTAACAGATTTGAGAGCTGCGATCGCATATGTGCCTCAAGATAGCTTCTTATTTTCCACTACTATTAAAAATAATATCGCTTATAGTGATCCTGTGGGTGAAATAACAGAGGTAGAATATGCGGCAAAACAAGCCCAAATTCACCCTGAAATTGTCAATTTTCCGCAAAAATATGATACTTTGGTGGGAGAAAGAGGAATTGCTTTATCTGGTGGGCAAAGACAACGAAGCTCATTAGCTAGGGCTTTATACACAGATGCTCCCATTCTGATTTTAGATGATGCTCTGTCTAGTGTCGATAATAAGACGGCCACGCAAATTTTAGAAAATCTTAAGCGGGAGAAGAATAAAACTGTTATTTTTATTACCCATCAAATGTCGGCGGCTCAAAATGCCGATCGCATCTTAGTTATGGAAGATGGTAATATTGTACAAATGGGTAGCCATGAGCAACTTTTGTCTCAAGAGGGTTTATATAAATCTCTGTGGCAAAAACATCAACTAGAAGAAATCTTGGCTTAA
- a CDS encoding sulfite exporter TauE/SafE family protein → MTLFQLFFLVFIFLVTSIIGVVTGSNSLITVPVMLEFGISPTDAIATNMFALIFMSIGGTIPFLKGDILKQRQDIPLLSILTVIGSILGALLVLIIPAETMPLLISVFMIAVLIFSIINKNKGVEKQEKSSPLMEKIGYFLTFLLGVYGGFFSGGYVTTLTATFIGCLNMTFVEAVAITKVLNIFSSLIATAIFMSQGLVDYQLGIILGITMFFGAILGAKWALKMSNLWLKRIFMITVIILAIRNIIGWF, encoded by the coding sequence GTGACCTTATTTCAATTATTTTTTTTAGTCTTTATTTTTCTTGTCACAAGCATTATTGGGGTGGTGACGGGTAGTAATTCCCTCATTACCGTGCCTGTAATGTTAGAGTTTGGAATTTCTCCGACTGATGCGATCGCAACCAATATGTTTGCACTAATTTTTATGAGTATCGGGGGGACAATACCTTTTTTGAAGGGAGATATTCTTAAACAAAGGCAAGATATACCCTTACTCTCAATTTTGACGGTTATTGGTTCAATTTTAGGGGCTTTATTAGTATTAATAATTCCTGCTGAAACAATGCCTTTGCTGATTTCTGTCTTTATGATAGCCGTGTTAATTTTTTCTATAATTAACAAAAATAAAGGAGTAGAAAAACAGGAAAAATCTTCACCTTTAATGGAAAAAATAGGCTATTTTCTTACTTTCTTATTGGGAGTTTATGGTGGTTTTTTTAGTGGAGGTTACGTAACTACCTTAACCGCTACTTTTATTGGCTGTTTAAACATGACATTTGTGGAGGCAGTGGCAATTACAAAGGTTTTAAATATTTTTTCTTCTCTTATTGCTACGGCTATTTTTATGAGTCAAGGATTAGTTGATTATCAGCTAGGTATTATTTTAGGAATAACTATGTTTTTTGGAGCTATTTTAGGGGCAAAATGGGCTTTAAAAATGAGTAATTTATGGTTAAAAAGAATCTTTATGATTACGGTAATTATTTTAGCTATCAGAAATATAATTGGTTGGTTTTAA
- a CDS encoding apolipoprotein A1/A4/E has translation MAVDLEQSIAETVTQLQELLNRADEAEENLNQARERLAEVSQQFDSNWDELSTRADGLLERISNARDELNGETENLRQGISDLQTNLQSAQDEANQMVEDTKTEITALGEDSDTKSSEFEEVFNSVKEALETLQTKVEEVQQDLEETVSESQSKLENDFNSALSSNEEEIEVRAGEMEQEIAQDAISRINDMIGNLTTQLQEITASVREKAEEEANNTQESANSALDEFTGNAEGMFEDLLSTAEDIEDALTTLSELVTDLGGTVDTTKDTLMTAMDTTNIGLNTALGVFEEVQELLGRF, from the coding sequence ATGGCGGTAGATTTAGAACAAAGTATAGCCGAAACTGTAACTCAGTTACAGGAATTGTTAAATCGTGCGGATGAAGCTGAAGAAAACTTAAATCAGGCAAGGGAAAGGTTAGCGGAAGTTAGTCAGCAATTTGATAGTAATTGGGATGAATTATCAACTCGTGCAGATGGTTTACTTGAGCGCATTTCTAATGCTAGAGATGAGTTAAATGGGGAAACAGAAAATTTAAGACAGGGAATCAGTGATTTACAAACGAATCTACAGTCTGCACAGGATGAAGCCAATCAGATGGTTGAAGATACTAAAACTGAGATAACGGCTTTAGGGGAAGATAGTGATACTAAGTCTTCTGAGTTTGAGGAGGTATTTAATTCGGTTAAAGAGGCATTAGAAACTTTACAAACTAAGGTAGAAGAAGTGCAGCAAGATTTGGAGGAAACTGTCTCGGAGTCTCAAAGTAAGTTGGAAAATGATTTTAATTCTGCCCTCAGTAGTAATGAGGAGGAAATCGAAGTTAGAGCTGGAGAAATGGAACAAGAAATCGCTCAAGACGCTATTTCTCGTATTAATGACATGATAGGCAATTTAACAACTCAATTACAGGAAATTACTGCTAGTGTGAGAGAAAAAGCTGAGGAAGAAGCTAATAATACTCAAGAATCTGCTAATTCAGCTTTAGATGAATTTACGGGCAATGCGGAGGGTATGTTTGAGGATTTACTTTCTACGGCAGAAGATATTGAGGATGCTTTAACGACTTTGAGTGAGTTGGTGACGGATTTAGGTGGCACTGTTGACACCACTAAGGATACTCTAATGACAGCAATGGATACGACTAATATTGGCTTAAATACTGCTTTGGGAGTGTTTGAGGAGGTGCAAGAGTTATTGGGAAGATTTTAG
- a CDS encoding NAD(P)H-quinone oxidoreductase subunit N has translation MPLLTTGKAFIKDLEKAGSVAVYAPLEGGFEGRYQRRLRSYGYQTFNLSARGLGDLSAYLMNVHGVRPPHLGKKNIGQEGAVGPTYFVPPIAGYQLENLPAKAKGLVLWIIEGFVLSNQEKQYLVDLTKQEPKIKVVLELGGDRFFRWQSLSEAL, from the coding sequence ATGCCATTATTGACCACTGGAAAAGCATTTATTAAAGATTTAGAAAAAGCTGGTTCTGTTGCGGTTTATGCTCCTTTAGAGGGCGGTTTTGAAGGACGTTATCAGAGAAGATTAAGAAGCTATGGTTATCAAACTTTTAATCTTTCTGCTAGAGGTTTAGGAGATTTAAGTGCTTATTTGATGAATGTTCACGGGGTGCGCCCTCCTCATTTAGGAAAGAAAAATATCGGACAAGAGGGAGCAGTAGGACCTACTTATTTTGTACCACCTATTGCGGGTTATCAGTTAGAAAATTTACCTGCTAAGGCTAAAGGTTTAGTTTTATGGATTATTGAGGGTTTTGTACTTTCTAATCAAGAAAAACAGTATCTAGTTGATTTAACGAAGCAAGAACCAAAAATTAAAGTAGTATTGGAGTTAGGAGGCGATCGCTTCTTCCGTTGGCAATCTTTATCCGAAGCGCTGTAA
- a CDS encoding NUDIX hydrolase, translating into MNKNQNYNSETEFFKNYDPSKFYRPSTSVDTVIFTVFDLALQVLLVKRGEYPFKNQWTLVGGFIDLENDQTLEDTAKRKLEEKTGVKTPYLEQCFTIGNKIRDPRGWSVTTVYFALLPSENIQLKTNSDDITSSSVSAVKWSPIKNNKIKESLAFDHNYILEKAIERLRNKVLYTSLPAYLMPEKFTLRDLQTVYEIILDRTLESKSFRRRIERANILEPTGETRQDVKRPAQLYRLKENIDTYFFLRNIEGAT; encoded by the coding sequence ATGAATAAAAATCAAAACTACAATTCAGAAACAGAGTTTTTTAAAAATTATGACCCTAGTAAATTCTATCGCCCTTCTACTTCTGTCGATACGGTCATCTTCACGGTTTTTGACTTGGCATTACAGGTTTTATTAGTAAAGCGAGGAGAATATCCTTTCAAAAATCAATGGACATTAGTAGGAGGGTTTATCGATTTAGAAAATGACCAAACTTTAGAAGATACCGCCAAAAGAAAATTAGAGGAGAAAACAGGAGTAAAAACGCCCTATTTAGAGCAATGTTTTACTATTGGCAATAAAATACGAGATCCTAGGGGATGGTCTGTCACAACGGTTTATTTTGCTTTATTACCCTCAGAAAATATCCAATTAAAGACAAATTCCGACGATATAACCTCATCCTCAGTTAGTGCAGTTAAATGGTCTCCCATAAAAAATAACAAAATTAAAGAATCCCTAGCATTTGATCATAATTATATTCTGGAAAAAGCGATCGAACGTTTACGAAATAAAGTATTATATACTTCCCTACCAGCCTATTTAATGCCAGAAAAATTTACCCTTAGAGATTTACAAACTGTATATGAAATCATACTCGATCGCACTTTAGAAAGCAAATCCTTTCGTCGTCGCATTGAAAGAGCGAATATTCTTGAACCGACAGGGGAAACCCGTCAAGATGTTAAACGCCCTGCCCAACTATACCGTTTAAAAGAAAATATTGATACCTACTTTTTTTTAAGAAATATAGAGGGGGCAACTTAA